The DNA segment TCTCGGGGCAAGGGATCACCTGCAATGCCATCGCGCCGGGGTTCTTTCCAACGCCACTGACCGCGCCCGTATTCAATGACCCGGAACTGGCCGCTGCCAATGCCGCGCGCACCGCGATCGGGCGCAACGGCGCGCTGGAAGATTTGCATGGGGCGACTGTGTTCCTGTGCTCGGACGCGGCGGGTTATATTACTGGCCAAACCCTGTTCGTTGATGGCGGATTTACCGCGAAATGAGGGATACCATGCGCGCGCTTGTCTATACTGGCCCCAACCAGATGATCGTCACCGACCAGCACCGCCCCGAACCGGGGGTGGGCGAGATGCTGGTGGCCGTCCATGCCGTGGGGATTTGCGGGTCGGACATGCACGCTTATCACGGCCATGACGACCGCCGCCCCGCGCCGCTGGTGCTGGGGCATGAGGCAGCGGGGTTGGTCGCATCCGGCCCGCGCAAGGGCGCGCGCGTGGCGATCAACCCGCTGGTGGTGGACCCGGACTGCCCTGCCGCTTTGGCCGGACGCCCGCATCTGTCACCGACCCGCGCGATTATTTCCATGCCGCCACGCCCCGGTGCGTTTGCGCAATTTGTCACCATCCCCGAACGCAACCTGTTGCCAGTGCCCGACAGCCTGAGCCTGCGGGATGCCGCGCTGAGTGAGCCTGTCGCTGTGTCGTGGCACGCGATGCGCATCGGGTTGGAACGGCTGGGCCTGCCGCACCCCCGCGTGCTGGTGCAAGGCGGCGGGGCCATCGGTGTGGCGGCCGCGCTGATTGCGCGCCATTTGGGGGCAGGCAGCATCCATCTGGCCGAACCCCATGCCGGACGGCGTGCCATGCTGGCAAGCGAGGCGGGGATCGAAACCTTTGACCCCACCACCCACGACCCCGGCGAAAGTGCCTTTGACCTGATTATTGACGCTGTGGGCGCAGTTGCCACGCGGCAGGCCGCCTCGCGGTTGGTGCGCCCCGGTGGTGTGATCGTGCATGTGGGTCTGCTTCCGGGGCAGGAAGGGTATGACATCCGCCGGATCACGCTTCAGGAAATCACCATCACCGGCAGCTATTGCTACACGCCCGACGATTTCCAAGCCGCGCTGAATGCCTTGGCGCAAGGGGCGCTGGGCCAACTTGCCTGGGTTGAGGCGCGCCCGCTAGAGGCAGGGCCACAAGCCTTTGCCGATCTGGATTCAGGTCAGGTCAATGCGGCCAAGATCGTGTTGGAGGTGGCGCAGGCGGGATAACCGGGCCGCGCGGGTATGGTGGAGATGCGGGGCGGCACATGTGCCACATCGCTTCTGAATATGGCGGATCAGCTCTCGTCCCACGGAATCACCTTCAGGTCCGGCCACCGGCTGCACCATTTTGCAACCTTGGCCTCGAATATCTCGCGTGTGATGAGCCGCTTGTTCGCTCTGACAACGCCGTCAAACAGGTCAGACAACCCATATGTTGCGCAAAGTTCCGTGCCTTGCCCCGTCGGGCGAAGGCCAACGGTTGTCGCGGTCGTGGGAAAGGTGCCAATTGCGTCCAAGGCGGATTGATAAGGCGGGATCGGAAAGCCAAACTTTGCCTCATACCAAAGGTGAACCCGCGCTTCGTTCTTCACGTCAATCCACACGGGAAGCGCTGCAAAGAGGTGCCGAATACGCTGCGCATGCCGCTGCTCGGTGTGTTCCGACAGATCGCTTGGATCGAAATACACAAGATCCAGATCGGAAATGCCATGCTCCACAGGCAGGCCGAACCGCTTATTCCACACGGTCTGCGCCAAACAGCCTGCCACCAGCCAGCAATCTGGCAACTCCAGAGCGCCCCATGCATTCCAGACCGCGTGGATGGATGGGTTACGCAGAACAGATGCTTCGAATAGGGGCGTATCGGATGTTTGCATGTAATTCTATCGCTCTGATCCGGCTTTGCCTGACGGCAATGCAGTGTCACCGTTATAGCAGCGGCATTGGGCGCACGGTCGTCACCTGACAATCTTGCAAGGACAGGCGGACCAGTCACACCTCGGTGTGATAATACAGGCTGGCGGTGTTGACCCAAGACAGGCGCAATTCCAACGGTGTGCCGCTGTAATCCAGTGCAACTCGGTGAACATGCAGCAACGGGGCGTTGTCGTGCAAAGCCAATTCGGTCGCGCAGGTGCCAGTTGCGCTGGCCGCCGTAATCTGTTCGCGCGCGCGGTGGACTGTGGCCCCGTAATCTGTCTGGTAAAGCTGATACAATGTGTTCGGCAGCAGTTCGGGCGTGCGTTCCAGCGCCCCGAAGCGCGCCGCGTCCAGCACGATATGCTCAAATATAATCGGTGTGCCATCAACTTCGCGCACGCGGGTGATGCAGACCACATCCGCGCCCGGTTTTAGCCCCAGCGCTGCGGCTTCGGGTGACGATGCAGCCCTGCGCATCCGCGACAAGACGCGGCTTTCGGGGTGCAGCGTGCTGCCATCGGGTCTGCGCAGGTTGAAGAAGCGAAACAGAACGGCATCGCTGTCATGGCTGGCAACGACTGTGCCTTTGCCCTGACGGCGCACAACAACCCCCTCGGCGGCCATATCCAGCAGCGCTTTGCGCAATGTGCCCACTGCGACGCCGTAATCTTCGGCCAGTCGCGTTTCGGGTGGCAGATAGGTCCCGGGCGACCATTCGCCTGCCTTGATGCGTGCCATTAGAAGGTCGCGCAACTGTCTGTGAAGCGGCATGGAGACAGGACGCAGGGGCGTTTGAGGAGTGTTCATTTGCTTTCCGTCTGTTGGTGATTGCATCAATATCTCCATTGACTTTACTATAACATTAAAACTATATAGTTTTCAAGCAGCATGAAGATACTCGAAGACAGGACCGCCCAGATGGATACAGTCCAGATTACACCGGAAGATGCAACAGCGCTGGTTATTGCTGCATTCTCCGCCGCCGGTATGCCCGAAGATCTTGCGCGCCCTGCGGCACAGGCTTTGGTTCTGGCCGAGCAGGAGGCGCTGCCTTCGCATGGGTTGGCGCGGGTGCCGTTCTATGCCGCACAAATGCGCACCGGCAAGGTTCAGGCGCAGGCCGAACCCAGCGTGACACGCGACGGGGCCGTCATCCGGGTTGATGCGCATTACGGGCTGGCCTTTGCCGCGATTGAGGCGGGCGCACAAGCGGCGCGCGACGTGGCCAAAGAACTGGGTGTCGCGGTCGTTTCGCTCACCCATTCGCATCATTTCGGTGTCGCGGGGCAAGCGGTCGAGCCTTTTGCCCGCGAAGGGATGATCGCCATGGCACTGGCCAACGCCCCTGCGGCGATGGCCCCATGGGGCGGCAATCGCGCGCTTTATGGCACCAACCCCATCGCCTTTGCTGCGCCCCGCGCAAGTGGTGCGCCACTGGTGATTGACCTGTCGCTCAGCCATGTGGCGCGCGGCAAGGTAATGCTGGCGCAAAAGGCAGGCACGCCCATTCCCGAAGGCTGGGCGATAGACGCCCACGGCAACCCCACGACCGACGCCGATGCCGCAATGGCGGGCACAATGGTGCCCTCTGGCGGGGCCAAGGGCGCGGCGCTTGCGCTGATGGTGGAATTGCTGACGGCTGGATTGGCGGGCGCGAATTTCGCCTATCAGGCCAGCTCGCTGTTCGATGACAAGGGGCCTGCGCCCGATCTGGCGCATTTCATCCTTGTGCTGGACCCGGCCCGCTTTGCCCCCGGCTTCACTGACCGGGCCGAAGCGATGTTCGCCGCCATCGAGGCGCAGGACGGCGCGCGCCTGCCCGGTGCGCGGCGCATGAGTGAACGCGCGGCGCGCGAAAACGTAATCGAGATGTCCCGGCAACTGCACGACACGCTGACGGCGCTTGCCCAAGGCTAATATCTGACACTCACAATCAAGGAGAGAGAGGACCATGATCGCTAATTCCCATCCACAACTGCTTGTCCACGACAAGGCTGACAATGTCGGCGTCGTCGTGGTCGAAGGTCTGACTGCTGGCACGGACATGCTGTGTGTCTGCACCGAGGACAATTCCGATTTCCACCTGACCGCGAAAGCTGACATTCCCATCGGTCACAAGGTTGCTCTGGTCGAGCTTAAGGAAGGCGACACCATCATCAAATATGGCGAAGACATCGGCAAGATGGTCGGGTCGGCAGAAGTCGGCGGCCATGTTCACACCCATAATCTGAAAACCAAGCGCTGGTAAGGGGGCAAATCATGGCTTTTGATTTCACACAAGAAACAGTCAAGGCATGGCGCCGCGAGAATGGCCGCGTCGGCGTGCGCAATCACGTGCTGATCCTGCCTGTTGACGATATTTCCAACGCGGCGTGCGAAGCGGTGGCCAATAACGTCAAGGGCACGATGGCGATCCCACATGCCTATGGGCGTTTGCAGTTCGGTGAAGATCTGGACCTGCATTTCCGCACCATCATCGGCACAGGGGCCAACCCCAATGTGGCCGCAGTGATCGTGATCGGGATTGAACCCGAATGGACCAAGATCATCGTCGATGGCATTGCCAAGACTGGCAAGCCGGTCGAAGGGTTCTGGATCGAGCAGAATGGTGATTTCGAGACCATTCGCCGCGCAAGCTGGAAGGCCAAGGAATATGTCCATTGGGCGACCGAGCTGCAAAAAGAAGATTGCCCGCTAACCGATCTGTGGGTGTCGACGAAATGCGGCGAATCCGACACCACCACGGGCCTGTCATCCTGCCCGACTGTCGGCAATATGTATGACAAGCTGATCCCGCATGGTCTGTATGGCGTGTTCGGCGAAACCTCGGAGATTACGGGTGCCGAGCATATCTGCGAAAAGCGTGCCGCCAGCCCCGAGGTGGGCGCGAAGTTCATGAAGACCTTCAAGGCCTATCAGGATGACGTGATTGAGCAGTTTAAAACTTCGGACTTGTCCGACAGCCAGCCCACCAAGGGCAATATCCTTGGCGGTCTGACCACGATCGAAGAAAAGGCGTTGGGCAATCTGGAAAAGATCGGCCGCACCAGCACCTATATCGACGTGCTGGAACCTGCCGAGGCCCCTGCCAAGGGCAATGGTCTGTATTACATGGACACCTCGTCGGCGGCGGCAGAATGCGTCACGCTGATGGCGGCTGCGGGCTATGTCATCCACACTTTCCCGACAGGGCAAGGCAATGTGGTGGGCAACCCAATCGTGCCGGTCATCAAGATTTCGGGCAACCCGCGCACGCTGCGCACCATGTCCGAACATATTGATGTCGATGTTACAGGTGTTCTGCGCCGTGACATGACCATTGATCAGGCAGGCGACGCGCTGATCGAGATGGTCAAGCGCACGGCCAATGGCCGCGTGACCGCTGCCGAAGCGCTGGGACATCGGGAATTCTCGATGACGAAACTCTACCGCTCGGCCTGATCTGGCTGTGCTGTGACAAGGGGCGGGCATTTGCCCGCCCCTTGCGTTTGTCCAGGAGGTTTGGATGTCCGCTCTGTCTCGTCTGCGCGCTTGGGGTGCGCCGCTCTTGCCCGGTGTCATGCTGTCGGCAACCATTGCGGCCGCTGCGGCCTTTCTGGGGGCGCATTATGGCGCACCGGTCATGCTGTTTGCGCTGCTGTTGGGCATGGCGTTCAACTTTCTGCACGAGGACGGACCTTGCCGCGCGGGCGTCGAGTTTTCTGCGAAGTTCATCTTGCGGCTGGGTGTGGGCCTGTTGGGTATACGCATTGCCTTTGATGATCTGGCGCAGATCGGGGTTCAGGGCGCGGGGCTTTTGATCGGGCTGATCGCGCTGACGATTGCGGCGGGTTTTCTTGCCGCCCCCCTGTTTCGCCGCCAGTGGCGCTTTGCCTTGCTGACAGGCGGGGCGGTGGCGATTTGCGGGGCATCTGCCGCGCTGGCGATTGCGGCGGTCATTCCCCATAACGACAAGACCGAGCGCAACACCCTGTTCACTGTTATGGCGGTGACGGCACTGTCGACCATTGCGATGGTGGTCTATCCGCTGCTGTTTCAGGGGCTTGGTTTTAGCGAAGTGCAGCAGGGGTTTTTGATCGGGGCGACCATTCATGATGTGGCGCAAGTTGTGGGGGCCGGGTTTTCAGTCTCGGACACTGCGGGCGAGATGGCAACCATCACCAAGCTGTTTCGCGTGGCCATGCTGCCGGTGGTGCTGATCGCCATTGTGCTGGTGCTGCGGGTGGCAGGGCCGGGGGCAGGGCAGGGCAAAATTCCGCTTCTGCCGTGGTTTATGGTGCTGTTCCTCGCACTTGTGGCCTTAGGGAGCGCGGTTGATTTGCCGGGCGCACTGGTGGCGCAGGTCGACACGGTATCGCGCGCTTGTCTGATCACGGCGATTGCAGCACTTGGGGTCAAGACCTCGCTCAGGGCCTTGACGGCGGTGGGCGGCGGGCATCTGGCCATTGTCGTGATTGAAACTCTGGCGCTGTTGGCGCTGGCCTCAACGGCGCTGTATGCGTTTGCGATTCTATGACAGCGCGGGGTCAAGCGCCGATCTGCGCAAGACCCAGTGCCCAAGCGCGCCGCTCAATGCGGCCAGCAGCAGCACCGACCCCATTTGCCAGACCAGCACCATCAGGGCTGCATCCTGCATGTGAAAGAGCCGCAGCGCAAAATTCCCGATGGCGGCGGCGGCCAGCCCCCCTGCCGCAAGGCTCCAGTTCGGATAGAGCACGGCACCGCGGCGCAACATCAGCGCCATGACCAGTGCCGGCAATGACCCGATCAGCGCGATATAGAAAAAGCACGCCATATCCGGCGAAAGGGCCAGCCCCGCCGGGCCAGCATTCACCCAGTCGCGCAAGCATCCGACCCCAAGCGCGCTGATCCATGCGGCCCCCGGCAGCAATGGCAATATGCGCAGCCATAAGGGGCTTGCAGGTATGGTCAGGGCCAGTGCCGCCACTGCCGCGCAAAACCCTGTCGCAAGTGCGGCCCCCTGTTCCAGCATGAAGCGCGGATCGCGCAATTGATCGCTCAAATCTGGTCGCAGCCCGATTGCCCAGACCATCGCGCTGGCAAAACCCAAGGCGACCAGCACCCAGCCAAAGGCCCGCCAGATCGGATGGGCCAGCAGCGCGACAGGGCGCAGATCTTGGCTGAGAGTGTCGATCAGTGCCGATGTCGTATGGCTGGCGTCGCGGGTATGTGTCATCTCTTGTCCTCCGTCCAGAGCACGGCCTTCATCTTGCGTTTGGCGCGGTGCAGAGCGACCTTCAGGGCTGAGGGTGTGGACTTGCTGATCTGCGCGGCCTCGTCCAGTGACAATTCGCGCAGGCGCAGCAGATCAAAGGCCTGCCGCTCGGTCGGGGACAGGTCTTGCATGGCGCGGCGCACGGACAGCAGGTTGACCACATTCTGCGCGGTGTTGTCCGCGCGCATGTCCGAGAACGCCTCGGCGATATCGCTGGCGGCAAGATGCAGGGCTGTGCGCCGCATATAGCGCCGCCCGTGATCGGTGATGCGCGAGCGCGCGATGGTCACGATCCAAGGCAGGAAGGGGCGCGCGGGGTCCCAACTGGCGCGGGCCCGGTGCAGCGACAGCAGGATATCTTGGATAATATCCTCGACATCCTCTGCCGATAGCCACGGGGCGCGGTGGCGCACCAGCCCGCGCATGCGCAGCGCCACCTGATCCAGCAACAGCCGATACGCCTTTTGATCGCCAGCTTGTGTGGCACGCATCAGCACCTCCAGCGAGGGGGGCGGGACTGGCGGTGTCTTGCCGGATTGTGCAGGTTTCATCGGATGCTCCGCTGGTGGCTACCTGTATTACGCGCGCAGGTGCGGCGTGGTTACACGTGGCACGCGGCAATAGTTCCCGACACAGCTTCATCGGTCAATCATGTTTCGGCGAAGGGCGCGCGTCGATATGCCCGCCCCAATGTGTCGAATATTCGCGCGGGTTTCGTTTGAAAGCCTGTGGCGCTGCGTTACTTGCCGTTGAGGATTGAGGGGGTTTCAGGTGGGAATTGGCGTGCAGGTCGAAACAGAGCGTTCAGATGTGCTTGTGATCGGCGCGGGCATGGCGGGGATCACATGCGCGCGGTCCTTGTCGGCGGCGGGCCAGTCTGTGCTGGTGCTGGACAAGGGGCGCGGGATTGGCGGGCGTGTGGCCACGCGGCGGGTGGCGCTTGGGGAAGACGAGGTCAGCTTTGACCATGGCGCGCAATATTTCCACGCGCGCGATGCGGATTTCGAAGCGGTGCTGGACAACGCCGGGGCCGCGATTTGGGATGATGGCGCGCAGACGCGCCCTCTGGTGGGCCGTCCCGGCATGTCGGCGCTGGCGCGCGCAATGGCGCTGGGGCTGGATATACGGCACGCCTGCGAAGTCACGGCGCTGGAGCGTGTGCGCGATGGATGGCATGTCACGACGCAATCGGGCGTATTCCGCGCCGCCCGTGTGATCGTGACCATACCCGCGCCGCAAGTGGCGGGGTTGCTTGGCCCCGACCATCCGCTTGTTGCCGCGCTGGGCGAGGTGCGCATGGCTCCGTGTCTGACCTTGATGGCCGCCTTTGCGCCAGACAGCCCGCGCCCCTTTGTGCATCGTCTGGACGAAGGGCACCCCTTGGCATGGATCGCGCAAAACAGCACCAAGCCCGGACGCAGTGCCGTTGCCACAACATGGGTGGCGCAGGCCGGAGCGGACTGGTCGGCCAGACATCTGGAACGCGCGCCCGATCATATCGCCGCGCTGATGCTGCCGCTGCTATGCGATGTGATCGGGGCAGACCCACAGGCGGTGCGCCATGTCAGCGCGCATCGCTGGCGCTATGCACATGTGACGCAGTCTTTGGGGCAACCCTTCTTGTGCAGCGCGGATCGCAGCCTTTATCTGGGCGGTGACTGGTGCCTTGGCGGAAAAGTCGAGGATGCGTGGGCCAGCGGTCACGCCCTCGCGCAGGATATACTGGCGCGCGCCGATGTGGGATGACCCGCGCCTTGCAGGGTTGGTGCGGTTGTTGCGCGCCGCAGCGCGCCCGCCGCCTGGTGCCGGGCGGATCGCACTGGCGCTTGCCTTGGGGCTGGTCACGCATGCCGTTTTCGCCTTGGGTGTGCTGGCGATGATCGTGGCCATGTTTTTTGGGCTGAGTGAAAGCTTCGGGCGCGTGCCGCAGCCCTATGCGTGGGCCGCGAATATCGCGCTGATCGTGCAATTCCCGTTGGCGCATTCGCTGTTTCTGACCGCAAAGGGCAGCCGGATACTGGCGCGGCTGGTGTCCGGCCCTCATGGGACGACATTGGCGACAACCACATATGCACTGATCGCGTCAGCGCAATTGCTGGCGCTGTTCACGCTCTGGACACCCTCGGGCATTGTCTGGTGGCGGGCAGACGGGGCGGCGTTTGTGCTGGTCTGCGCGGCCTATGCGGCGGCGTGGCTGATCTTGCTGAAGGCCAGTTTTGATGCGGGCGCCGAAGTGCAATCTGGCGCATTGGGGTGGATGTCGCTGATGGCGCGGATCGCACCACGCTTTCCCGATATGCCCACGCGCGGGCTGTTTCGCGTCATCCGCCAGCCGATCTATGTGGCTTTTGCGCTGACGCTGTGGACCGTGCCGGTCTGGACGCCGGACCAACTGCTGCTTGCGGTTGCTTTCACTGCGTATTGCCTGCTGGCCCCCCGCCTGAAGGAACGCCGCTTTGCCACACGCTATGGCGCGAGATTTGCAGCCTACCGCGCGCGCACCCCCTATGCCTTGCCAAGGATACCCAAGAATGACCCGCAATGACCTGACAATCTACGACAAAGTGGCCGATCGCTGGTGGTCGGATGATATCCGCTGGGTGCGCACGCTCAAGGCGATGGTGCCGGGGCGGCTGTCATGGTTCGACCGCCAGATCGACTGGTCCGGCAAGCGCGTGCTGGATTTGGGCTGCGCGGGCGGTTTCATGGCCGAGGCGTTGGCCGCACGCGGGGCGCTTGTCACAGGCATTGACCCCGCCGCGCAGGCAATCGAGGCCGCCCGCGCCCATGCCAGCGCCATGGGCTATGACATTCGCTACGATGTGGGCGTAGGGGAAGCGCTGCCTTACGCCGACGCTGCGTTTGACGCTGTGGTCTGTGTCGATGTGCTGGAGCATGTGCGCGATTTGCCCCGCGTGCTGGCTGAGGTTGCGCGTGTAATGACGCCTGACGGGCTGTTTTTGTTCGACACGATCAACCGCAACCCGCTGGCGCGTCTGGCAACCATAACACTGGCAGAGGATGTGCTGCGCCTGCTGCCCAAGGGCACGCATGACCCGGCGCTGTTCATCAAACCGGCTGAGCTGCGCGCAGGACTTGTTGACGCAGGGCTGAAGCCGGGGCCAGTTACAGGGCTTGGCCCGCGTGGGCTAAGTCTGCGCGGCGATCTGCGCTTCGGGCGTCTGCCCCTGACGACGATTCTGTATATGGGGACCGCGCGCAAGCCACCGGAGGGTGCGGGCTGAACCGCGATGTGACGCGGGTTTAATGGGATGCTCAATTTGTGAGCAAATCTTCAGAATCCGCTTAATATGTGTGCATTACTGCGGGGGCTTTGCCCCCAGCGATGTCCTGTTTGGGGTGCGGTTTTCCTAGGGATTCATGGCTGAGCAGGCAAACTGAACGCCTATAAGCCGATAATAGCAAGACTATTCCCGCCCTTGACCGCACCTTTTGCGCGGGTATGACGATTGCACAAGAACATCATACGCGTGCGAAAAGGAAATCCACCATGCGCCACTTCGCCGTTGACGCTGCCGGACGGACATCTGGCCATGCGCTGTAATCTTGCGCTTTTGTTTGCACTGGTGGTGGGCGTCATAGCACCTGCGCATGTCGCCCACAGTCATGCCGCAGTGCTGGACGCAGACGCTGCGCAGGCCATCCGGCTGCATGCCCGCTATGATACAGGCGCGCCGATGGCCCATGCGCAGATAATCATCTATGCGCCCGATGATTCAGAACAGGCTTGGGGGCTGGGGGTGGCGGATCGTGACGGGCGCTATGAGTTTATTCCCGATGCCATCGCCGGGCGCTGGTTGGTTCAGGTCCGACAGGCCGGGCATGGTGTCTCGGCATATGTCGAGATTGGCGAGGATGCGCCTGTGCTGATTACCTCCTCCGCGCCCGACACATGGGTGCAGCGGGCGCTGATGGTGGCGCTTGTGGCTTGGGGCGCACTGGGCACGGCCCTGTATGCCCGCAGCCGTAGGGGGAGGTCCGATGCATCTGCCTGACGGGCTTGTGCCGGTTGAACTGGCGCTGGCGGGATATGCCGGATCGGGCGTTTTGGCCGCTGTCGCGCTGTCGCGTATCAAACGTCTGCCGGACCCGTCCGCCGCAATCCCGCGCGCGGCAATGCTGACCACGGTTTTCTTTGCCGCCTCGTTGGTGGCTGTCCCTGTGCCGCCCGCGTCGGTGCATCTGATGCTTGCGGGGTTGCTGGGGGTGATGCTGGGCTGGTTCGCGGTGCCAGCCATACTGGTGGGCCTGTTCCTACAGGCTGTGCTGTTTGGTCATGGCGGGCTGACGACATTGGGGTTGAACGGGCTGATTCTGGGCCTGCCTGCGCTGCTGGCCTTTGGTATATGGCGCGCAGCGGGGCGGCGCTGGCCGGATATGGCGGCGCTGTGCGCGGGCAGCGGGGCGGTGGTGGCAGCCCTTGCGATCTTTGCGGGGTTTGTGCTGTTGGGCTTGCCTGTGGCACTGGATACCAGTGCAGAGCGTGTGGCGTTGCAGCTCTTCGTGTTGGCGCATGTGCCGCTGGTTCTGGCCGAAGGCGTGATCGTGTTGGTGCTGTTGCGGGTGTTGCGCCGGACCGCGCCGCAAATGCTGGCCCATGCCTGAGCGCGCGTGCCGCGCCCCCGCTTTAAGTGCGCGCGCGCGGCTGGTGGTGGCGTTCGGACTGGCCTTTGCCTTCGCATCTGTTCAAAATCTGGCGGCGCTGCCTGCGCTGTGGCTCATCGCCGGGGTGGGCGTGCT comes from the Roseinatronobacter monicus genome and includes:
- a CDS encoding carboxypeptidase regulatory-like domain-containing protein, with the translated sequence MRCNLALLFALVVGVIAPAHVAHSHAAVLDADAAQAIRLHARYDTGAPMAHAQIIIYAPDDSEQAWGLGVADRDGRYEFIPDAIAGRWLVQVRQAGHGVSAYVEIGEDAPVLITSSAPDTWVQRALMVALVAWGALGTALYARSRRGRSDASA
- the cbiM gene encoding cobalt transporter CbiM codes for the protein MHLPDGLVPVELALAGYAGSGVLAAVALSRIKRLPDPSAAIPRAAMLTTVFFAASLVAVPVPPASVHLMLAGLLGVMLGWFAVPAILVGLFLQAVLFGHGGLTTLGLNGLILGLPALLAFGIWRAAGRRWPDMAALCAGSGAVVAALAIFAGFVLLGLPVALDTSAERVALQLFVLAHVPLVLAEGVIVLVLLRVLRRTAPQMLAHA